Part of the Planctomycetota bacterium genome, GCCCACTCCATGGCGCGGCCCCCGGCGGGCTGCACGCTGAGCAATTCGATGGCCCCCTCGCCGCAGGAGATCAGCCCGTCGCCAAGAATGTCGCCCGGCATTGCGCTGCTCGCGCCGGCACCTGAAGTCGCGCGTGCCGCTGCAGCAACCTCGCGGACGCGCAACAGTCGGATCGTTTCGCCGGCGATTTCCGCGTCGCACCCCGGCCACGGCGCCAATCCGTGAATGCGGCAGCGCACGAGGCGCGCCGGCATTGAAAAATCGACAAAGGCCTCGGCCTTGGAAAGTTTTGCGGCGCGGGTGGCCATCGATTCATCCTGGTCCTGCCCCACCAGTACGCCCTTGAGCGCCCGCTCCACGGTCTCGACCATCATGGGCACGCTCTCCCGCGCGACCCGGTCGTGCAATTCGCCCGCGGTCTCCGTCGCGCCCACATCAAAGCTCTGCCGCGAGTAGATGGCACCGGCGTCCATCCGCGGCGCGACCTGCATGGCGCAGGCATCAATCCTCTCCTCGCCCGCCATCATGGCGCGCTGGATCGGCGCCGCGCCGCGCCACTTGGGCAGCGCCGAGGGATGAAGATTGATCGCGGTGCGCCCTGCGAGCAATTCCGGAAGCAGCTTCTGACCGAAGGCGATGACCACGATCACCTTGGCCTTGGCGCATTGCTCGCGCACCTCGGGATGATTGGCGTCGGCGGTGCGGAGCAGCTTCAGTCCGCACTGCATGGCCGAGGTCGAGATCGGTGTGGGCGTGGTGGCGCGTCCGCGCCCCGCCGGCCGGTCGGGCTGGCTCACCACCACGTCGATCCATCCGCGCCGCGCGAAGGCCCGCAAGCAGGGCTCGCCCAGGCTTCCGCTGCCGAGGAAGGCGACGCTCGATTCGTTCAACTACTTCCCCGCTTCCCGCTCAAGATCCTTCACCGCCTTGCGGGTGCGCAGACGGTCGATCGGCGTCATGCGATCGATGATCAGGACGCCTTCGAGGTGGTCGAACTCGTGCTGCCAGACCCGCGCCGGAAACTCGCCGCTCTCCAGATGCACGTGATTTCCCTCCAGATCCGTGGCGTCGATGGCCACGAACGCAGGACGGCGGATCATGCCGCGCACCTCGGGCAAACTCAGGCAACCTTCGTCGTACGGGACGAGTTCGCCATCCATTTTGCTCAGCACCGGATTGATGAAGACGCGCTCGGGAATGTGCTCGTCGGGCCGCGCCTCGGTGATGAAAAGACGGATCGATTCGCCCACCTGCGGCGCCGCCAGACCCGCGCCCTCCTCCTCGCGCATCAGCCGGAACATGTCCGCGACAAGATCGCGCAGCGACGCGGTGACCTTGGTGATCGCCTTCGCTTTCTTCCGTAATATCGGATCGGGATAGATGAGGATGGTGCGCTGCGGGTCGATCACGCAACCTATCGTAATTCACTCCCGTATTCTTCGTTGACCCAAGGCCTACCATGGCTTACCTTTGACCGACCTACGGAGTTCCAGGAGAGTCGACGCGCATGTTTAACTGGAAAAAAGGTGGTGACGCTGCAGCCAAGGCCGAAGAAAAATCGGCCAAGGGCGTCGTCGCGCCGCAGCCGGAGAAGGCCGCCAAGTTTTTCCAGCATGCCAGCGCCATGGTCAAGAGCGGCAACTTCGAGTACGCGCTCAACCTCTACGCCAACGCGATCAAGCTCGACCCGGGCAACATGGCCTTCCACCAGGCGATGTTCGAGGCTGCAAAAAGTTACATCCAGGGGGGCGGCCAGCCCGCCACCGGCAAAGACGTGAAGGCGGTCGATGACGGAGTGGGCGGCAATGCCTCCAAGCTCGCCGCCGCCGAATTCGTCTGGATGCGCGATCTGAACAACCTGCCGGCGCTGATGAAGTTCCTTGAGTTCGCCGGCAAGCTCTCGATGAGCGAACTCGGACAGTGGCTCTCGCCGATGGCGCTCAACCTGGTCCGCGTCCAGCAGCGCAAGAAGGCCAGCAAAAGCCTGTGGATCCAGGCCAAGGAGCTCTTCCTGATGGTGGACGCCTGGAACGAGGCCTTCGCCTGCGGCGAGGAAGCCGTGCGCCTGGACCCGACCGACGGCAAGCTGGTCACCGAGCTCAAGCAACTCACCGCCGCCCGCGCCATCCAGCAAGGCGGCTACCACAACACGATCAACCAGGAGGGCGGCTTCCGCGCCAACATCAAGGACGCCGACAAGCAGCGGGCGCTGCAGGAGCAGGACAGCATCGCGGCGGGCGGCGACACCGACCTGCGCAACATCGAGCGCGCCAAGGCCGACTGGGAGGCCAACTCAGCGCTGCCGGAGAATGTGCAGAAGTACGCCACCCTGCTGCGCCGGCGCGGCACGCCCGAGGACGAGGCCAAGGCCCAGGAGGTCTACCTCGACGGATTCACGCGCCTGGGCGAGTACCGCTTCCGCATCGCCGCCGGCGACATCAAGATCGCGCAGGCGCGGCGAAGTTTGCGCGAGGCCGAGGCGGCGCTGGCCAAGGACCCCGCCAACGAGAGTCTCAAGGAGGCCTTCAAGACGCAGCGCGAAAGCACCCTCGAACTCGAGGGCAGCGAGTACGCCGACCGCATGGAGAAGTATCCGACCGACCGCGCGCTCAAGCTCGAAGTTGGCCGCATCTGGTACGAGCTGGGTCGCTTCGAAGACGCCATGCCCTGCTTCCAGTCCGCCAAGGACGAGGCCAAGTGCCGCCTGACCGCGGCCCACATGCTGGGCAAGTGCTTCGCCGCCGAGGGCTGGCACGTCGAGGCGATCGGCGAGTTCCGCGAGGCGCTGCAGGTGCTGGACGCCACCAGCGCCGACCGCGAGCTGGACATCCGCTACGACCTGATGAACAGCCTGATCGAGCAGGCCCGCGCCGACAAGAGCGTCGGCCCCGCCAAGGAGGCCGCCGAGATCTGCTCGGCGATCCTGCGCAAGAACATCGGCTACAAGGACATCCGCGAGAAGCGCAAGCTGATCGACACGGTCGTCAAGGAGCTCGGCGGCTGATGCCGGACCGAGCGCGTGCCGATTCCGGTTCGGATCAACAGAGCAAGAATTCAAGCATCGTCGCGGTGATTCCCGCGCGATGGGGCAGCACGCGATTCCCCGGCAAGGCGCTGGCGCCGCTGGCGGGCAAGCCGGTCATCGTCCATGTCTGCGAGCAGGCGGCCAAGTCAAGGCACATCCAGCGCGTGATCGTGGCCACGGATGATCAACGCATCGCCGACGTCGTGACCAAGGCGGGCTTCCAGGCGATGCTCACCCGCGGAGACCATCCGAATGGAACCAGCCGCATCGCCGAGGTGGCCGCGATGCTGGACGCACAGATCATCGTCAACGTGCAGGGCGACGAGCCGCGAATCGAGCCGGAGTTGATCGACCGCGCGATCGAGGCCCTGCTCAAGGCGGGCCCCGACGTGCCGGTCTCCACCGTGGCGAGCCCCTTCATGCCCGGAGAAGACCCCGCCGATCCCAATCTGGTCAAGGTCGCCATTGCCGCCAATGGACGTGCCCTCTACTTCAGCCGCTCGCTGATCCCCTTCCGACGCGATGCCAAAGCCGCGGGCGTGGCGGGCGGCGCAGGTGTTGCAAGCGCCCCGGGCTCGCCGCTGAAACATGTGGGCCTGTATGTCTACCGTCGCGATTTCCTTCCGATTTTCATCGCGCTGCCCGCAACACCGTTGGAGCTCGCCGAGCAACTCGAACAATTGCGCATCCTTGAGCATGGACACGCGATCGCAGTGGCCGTCGGCGAGGCTCGCTTCCACGGCGTGGACACACCCGAGCAGCTCGCGAAACTCGAAGCCCGCGCGGCGACTAACCGTTGATGCGCTTCACCCAGTCGGTGGCGGCTTCGCGCACATCGGGATCGGGATCGCTCGCTGCCATCGCCTCCAGCCGCGGAATCGCGGCCTTCGCCTTCAAGGTCGCCAGCGCCTCGCCTGATGCACGCCGCGCCCCGCGCTCCGGATCATCCAGCCAGAAGATCAACTGCTCAATGGCGGCGATGCGCTGGGGATCCTTCTCGTCCTTGGGCACCAACTTGGCCGCGGTGTCGATCGCCGTGCCGCGGGAGCGGTCGTAGCCGCCGAGCGAGCCATACTTCAGAGCCAGCGGCAGTGCCTTGCTCACCTCAAACTTGGCCAGGGCGCGCAGGGCCGCCGAGCGGATCTGCTCCTGGTGGCTGGGCAATTCGGCCGCGGCCAGGATCGCGTCGGCGCTCTCCTTGGCCTCGAGTTTGGCCAACTGATCGATGGCGTTCTTGCGGCACAGCTCACCGGGATCCTCCGCGAGAGTCTTGGTCAGGATTGGAATCGCCTTCTCCTTGGGAAGCGCCCCGACCGCGCTGGTCAGCATGGAGCGGACCCGCGGATCCTGCGGCGGAGTTTCCAGCAGTCGCGTAATGCTGGCGACGCTGTCCGCATTCTTGAAGTCGGAGATCGCGTCGATGCACTCGCCGCGGATCCTTCGGCGTCCGGTCTCGTCCTTGGCGATCTGCTCAAGCACCGCGATCGTGTCCGGCGATCCGTCGGTGCGGAGCGCCTCAACCGCCTGCCGCTTCGACGCCATGGTCGGACCGCTCTTGGCCTGCGCCCGCAGCCACTCCAGCGGCCACTCCATCTTCAGGGTCTTGAGCGTGTTCAAGCGCGGATCGAAGGCCACCCACACCGGCGGTCCGTCCAGCGGAATCTCGATGTCCGCCGACTTCTCGCGCCACTCCCAGGGCACAGTCTTCTCGCCTGAAGCGGTGCGCACGCAGATCGGAGTGCGCACCCGCATCGCCGGCGTGCGCTCGTCGATCTTCTGCGTCTGATCGGCCTTGATCCTCAGCATGCGCGTCGCGCCGTCATAGGTGGCCTTGGCGGTGATGTTGGGCGAACCCGGCCGCATGCACCACTGGTCGAAGAACCATTCCAGTCCGAGCCCGCTCGCCTGCTCCATGGCGATCCGGAAATCGCTGGTTTCCGCGGTCGAAAGTCCATACTTGGCCATGTAGGCGCGCACGCCCTTGAAGAAGATCTCGTCGCCGAGCATCTCGCGGAGCATGTGCAGGATGCTGGAGCCCTTGGGGTAGGGATTGGCGGCGCGGCCGAAGGTCTCGCCGGCGTTCTTGTAGATCGGACTCACCATGCCCACCGTGTTCTCCGTCTTGTCGTTGCGGGCCACGCCCGCGTTGTCCAGCACCGATTCGAAGTAGCCGTCGGGGCCGTCGCGCTCCTCCATCCACAGCGCCGTGCCGTAGGTCGCCCATCCCTCGTTGAGCCAGATGTGCGCCCAGCTCTTGCAGGTGATGAAGTCGCCGGTCCACTGATGGCAGAGCTCATGGCTGATGAGACCGTCGAGGTCCTCCTCCTTCGCCGCAGTCTCGCTGAGGATGGCGTTGGGGTACATGTTGGTGACGCTGGTGTTCTCCATGCCGCCGGCGCCGAAGTTGCGCACCAGCAGCTGGTCGTACCTGGCCCACGGATATTTCTGGCCAAACACTTTTTCAAACAGGGCGATCATGCGGTCGGTGCGACCATAGGTGCGCTCGACGTCGCCGGCGCGATCCTTCGGGACCCACACATGCATCGGCACGCCCGAGAGCGGGCTCTTGAGGGGCACCGCCTCCAGGTCGCCCACCACCAGGCTGACCAGATAGGCGGCGTGGGGCTTTTCCTGCAGGTAATTCCAGATTTCGCGGTCGCCCTTGGTCGAGTGGTCGACCAGCTTGCCGTTGCCGCTGACGCTCATGCCCTTGGGCACATCGACCAGCAGCTCGGTGCTCTGGCGGACATTGGGGAAGTCATGGCATGGGAACCAGTAATTGTTGCTCTCGGTCTCCCCCTGCGTGTGCACCTGCGGGCCGTAGCCGGCGCGGTCGGGATAGGCCGGCGAGAAGGTCATGCCGTCGGTGGGCCGCGAAACCTTGTAGCCCACTTCGATCGAGGTGGACTTGTCCGCGGGCAGCGGCTTGGCGAACTTCATGGTCAGCACCTTGCCGTCGCTGTAGTGCTCGGTGTCGGCGCCATTCACCTTGACCGTCTCGATCTTCAGCCCTTCGGCGTTGAGCTTCAGGTTCTCCACGGGCACGCCGATCGGACGAACCGTGTAGGTGGCCACCCCCTCAGCCTCGGCGGCGACCAGGTCGGGGAAGCGCAGCGCGATCTTGATGTGCTCATAATTCACCAGTGGATTGGGCGGCCAGTTGCGGGAGTCCGCTCCGGTGGCCTCGTTCCAGGCCTGGCCGGTGCCCCGGCTGGGTGGGCGCTGTGCCATCTCAAGCCGGTGTTCAAGGCAGCCGCTTTCGAAGTCCCACCCCAGGCTCGAGTCATCCGCGGTGGCGGTCAGGACCATGGAGGCGGCGAGCAAGGCGGATGCGGCGAGCGCACGATGAAGGAACGGGGTGCTCATGGCGTGAATCCTCCCAAGTTTGCCCGAAATTGCACAGGCGAAAAAGAAAAATTCACCGAAGAACTTGAGCCGAGAGCCGCGTTTGGTACGATCAAGCGTGCCCTCCAAGGATCGTTCCCAACCCCCGACGTCCTCGAATCAAAGCAACAGCCCGGGATTTCTCTCCCAATTCGCCGCGACCGACGAGCAGAAGGAGTGGTTCTCGCCGACGCCCCAGGGCTATCAGAAGGGCCGCACCAAATTCGTCGTCGTGATCGGCACCGTGATGAGCGGTCTGGGCAAGGGCATTTTCTCCTCGAGCCTGGCCAAGCTGCTCAAGGACAAGGGCCTCTCCGTGGCGCCGATCAAGATGGAGGGCTACCTAAACATCGACTCGGGCACGCTCAATCCCTTCCGCCACGGCGAGGTCTTCGTGCTCGAGGACGGCCTCGAGACCGACATGGACCTGGGCACCTACGAGCGCATCCTCGACCAGAATCTTTCGCGGCGCAATTTTGTGACCGCGGGGCAGATCTACGGCGAGATCCTCGACCGCGAGCGGCGCGGCGACTTCCTGGGCCGCGATGTGCAGATGATTCCGCACGTCACCGGCACCGTGAAGATGCACCTGCGCCAGCTTGCCATGACCGGCGGTCCCAACGGCGGGCCTGCCGATGTGGTCTTCGTCGAGGTCGGCGGCACCGCGGGTGACTATGAAAATGGCTTCTACATCGAGGCCCTGCGCGAGCTCGCCTTCGAAGAGGGCCCCGAGTCCACCTGCTTCGTGGCCCTCACCTACATCCTTGAGCCGGCCACATTGGGCGAGCAAAAGAGCAAAGCGGCGCAGTTGGGCATCAAGCGCCTCATGGAGTGCGGCGTGCAGCCCCAGGTCATCGCCTGCCGCGCCACCAATCCCGTCACCGAGAAGGTGATGCAGAAGATCGGCATGTTCTCCAACGTGCCGCTCAACCGCATCTTCTCCATGCACGACCGCGAGAGCATCTACTTCATCCCCGATGCCATGCGCGCCGCGGGTCTGGACCGCGAGATTCTGACCCTGCTGCAGCTGCACAACCGCGTCAACGCCGTCAACGAGGATCAGTCACGGCGCAAGTGGAGCGAGTTCAGTTCGCGGCTGGTGGCGCCGCGCGCCCACCGCGTGACCCTCGGGATCATGGGCAAGTACGCCAGCCTGCGCGACGCCTACGCCAGCATCGACAAGGCGGTCGAGCACTGCGGCATCTGGCTCAACGCCTCCGTCGAGCTGCAGTGGATGGACACCAGCACGCTGGACTCCAAGAAGGACGTCGCCGCGGTGCTGCAGGGCATCGACGGCATCATCGTTCCCGGTGGTTTCGGCCAGCGCGGCGTGGAGGGCAAGATCATGTGCGTCGAGCACGCCCGCACCACGCGCCTGCCTTTCCTGGGCATCTGCCTGGGATTCCAGATGGCGGTGATCGAGTTCGCCCGCAACGTGCTCGGCCTGGCCGACGCCAACAGCACGGAGTTCGACCCGAACACCAAGCATCCCTTCATCAGCGAGCTGCCCGAGCAGAAGAAACTCGAAGGCATCGTCGGCGGCACCATGCGCCTGGGCGGTCAAGATGTCTTGATCGAGCCCGGATCCTTCGCCGAGCGCCTCTACGGATCGCGCCTGGTGCGTGAGCGCTTCCGCCATCGCTACGAGGTGGAACCGAATTGCGTCGAGGCCCTGACCAAGGCGGGCATGCATTTCAGCGGGCGCCATCCCAAGCATCCGATCATGCAGGTGCTGGAGCTCTCCGCGAGCGAGCACCCTTGCTTCGTCGCGGCGCAGTTCCATCCCGAGCTCACCAGCCGGCCGACCCATCCGCAGCCGCTCTTCATGGGACTGGTGGCCGCGGCCCTGATCCGCAAGCATCCGCAGTCGGCGACCGACGAGCGCATCGCGCGCTGGCTCAACGCCCCGAGCGCGACCGCCGCGGCGCACTGATTAACGCCGTCCGCCCCCGCCGCCATGCGACGCACCCCCTGATCGCTCAGCGCCCGAGTGCTGGGCAGCCTGGGCGTGGACTTGCGGCCGATGGGTGGCTTGATTGGCATGGTTTTGGGCTGCATTTCGATTCGTTCCACGGGCCGCCGCGTCGGCGTGAGCCTGGGGATGGAACCCGGTGTAGCGCCCATATCCCTCGGCGCCTGCGGCACGGTTGGCCATCTCCCCATTGGGATTTGCGCGGGCCTCGTTCGCCCGCTGCGCCTGAGTGCGCTGCGTCGCCGCCATGTCCGCGCGGCGGTTCTCGCTCAGCCGGTTCTGATCGCGCTGCCAGTCGCTGTATCCATCCGCCCAGCGGTTGCCGTAGGGATGGAAGCTGTTCCAGTTGTCATGGTTCCACCACGCGTCGTGCCCAACGCCCCAGCCCCAGGCGCGAGTCCACGCGGAGGAATAGCCCCAGCCGCCGTAGCCGTAGCCGTACACCGCGGGCTGCACCGCCGGGTATTCGTCGTAGTAGTCGTAGTCCGGTGCGTAGGTGCCGGTGTTCTCGTCGTATTCATTGTCCGATCCGTAGGTCTGCGGATAGGTCTGCGACTGACCTTGTGCGAGTGCCGCGGTCGGATAGTTGACGCCGGTTCCGAAGACGGCCGTGCCGCCATTGAGGTAGGTGCCCAGGTATCCACTGGTGTAGGCGAACGTGACCGAGTCGGCGGTGCTGGAAACCGGATCGACATAGGTGGCGCAGTAGACCGGGCAGGCCGCTGTGATGTCGGCGAACGAGGCGGGCAGCGTGTCGCAGAGCACCCATGGGCCGTCGGCGCCGGAGGCCGTGAACCAGGCGGCGTCGTCGCAGCAGTAGAACGTGGACCCCGACTGGATCACGGGCACCGAGGCGTTGGTCGCGTACTGCATGCTGGTCCCTGTGATGGATGCGAATTGCGGTGCGCCGATGTAGCGCACGCCGCAGACGGCCTTGGAGCGCAGCAGCGTGACGGTCTGCGTCTGGCATGCGGCCAGCACTGCGGACTTCGCCTCGAGGGTTCCGGGAACGCTCGCTCGCGCCGAGGCCAACGAACCGGTGGAGGGCAGATTGGCGAAGGATGGCGGCAGCTGTGCCGGCGGAACGAATTGCCACATCGTCGTGCCCTGCGCCCTCTGGAACCAGCGCCCGCTGGCCAGGACCCAATCCGCGGCGGGCGACAAGGTGCGCAGCACCGTCGAGTTGGTGTTGGTCATCTGCTGCACGCCCTCGCAGACGGTGGTGAATTGCGCCGCCCCATTCGAGGCGATCAACACGGTCGGTCGCGTCGCCACCAGGATGTCCAGCGAAGGCGAAGGAATCGCGGATGGTGGTTTCGCGGCAGCGTCGTTCAGGCCGGCTGGCGGAGTGGGCACCACGCCCAGCGCCTGCGTGACGGCCGCATCAGGCGCCGCTGCCGCAGACCAGGGTCCATCCATTGACGGACTGCTTTTCCAATTGCCCTGCCCCAGCCGCACGAACCACGCCTTGGCGGGATTCTGAATCAAGATGAAGGGAGTGTTGGTGACGCGCGCCCATCCCGTGCCCGCCAGCGGCGCCAGTTGCGGCACCCCTGCGACCTGCACCAGGACGGTGGGCACGCTGCGCTGCACAATGTCCGGCATCTGCGCGCCGAGGCCCGGCGTGGTGATGGGATCGATCGTCATCTGCTGCGCGACGAGTCGCCGGTCAATCTCCACCGCCAGCCCCGCCATGAGCGAAGAGAGCGCCGTCTGCGCCGCCCTTGCGTCGCCGCCATTGGGCATCTGCACCTGCTCGACCGAGAGCTGGTTGATCTCGATGTCCTGCGGGCGGTCGCCGGTCGCGGTGAAGCCCATCAGCGAGAGCGTGCCCTGGTTCTGCGTCCCGCCCGGCTGGGTCACGACGAGGTTGGCCACCAGGTTGACGGCGGTTCCATTGATCGATTGGAAGGCGGGCCGCGCGATGACAAAGGTGTAACCATCGCGGCTGAGCGTCTGCGGCCACTCGGTGTCGGCGGCAGCAACGGAAACCACGGCGGATGAGTTCGCGCCGCCTCCCTGGGCCAATGCGGGCGCTGTGAAGGCGATGGAGAACGTCGCAAGGAAAGCAATGGACACTCGGGCGGCTGCGTCGATGGGGTTCATGGGGGCTCCTGTGGAAAGGAATCTTTCGGCTTTTCCAGCCGGGCAATCCAAGCTCATTTCACATTTTACGATCGAAATCCTGCGCGGACACGACGGAAAACTTTCGCTAAACTGTTCGCCTGCGCCGTCGTAGCTCAACCGGTTAGAGCGGAGCATTCATAACGCTCAGGTTGGCGGTTCGAGTCCGCCCGTCGGCATTGACTTTCACGCTTGCGGCCCCGCTAGCTCAGTTGGATAGAGCACCGGTTTCCTAAACTGGAGGTCGCGCGTTCAAGTCGCGCGCGGGGCGTTCGGGGAAAGGACCTCAGTCCTTGTTTTCAGGCTCGAGGTTGGCGATGTACCGGCCGCCCTTGGCGCGATCCACCCTCGCTTGGATGAAGTACGCGATGCACCAAGCCGCCAGGAAAATCACCCACGCCAAGTTGACCAGAAGAACCTGAATCATGATCGGCCGAGTGTAGCTTGAGGCCGCGATGCCTGCCACCAAAGGTCGTACTGCGGGCGACGAGGCGATCAGAGCGAGTGCCGGGGTTGACTAGACTGCACCGCCGCGGCCCATGAATTCCTGGAACCTATTTCTCTCGCTGACCTGGGCTCTTTTCTGGGCCGGCGTGCTCGCCACGCTCGGCGCCGGCGCCCTGTGGGCGCTGGCCTTCCAGGGTCGGATCTCCGACTGGCGCCCCTCCTGCTCGCGCTGCCGCTTCCGGTTGCACGCCGTTCCTCCCGAACTGGTGAAATGCCCTGAATGCGGGGCCGATCTGCTGCGTCCGCGCTCCATTGCGCCCTCCGCCCGCACCCGCTCCGCCGGCACCTTTTTCGCCGCGTTTCTGCTCAGCGCGGTCGCGGCGCTGGCCTTCATCGCCAACAAGCCGACCACCCTGCCGCGCATCAAGGAGTGGTGGCGCTCGCAGCAGTCGGTCGCCACGCTGATCTCCGTCGCGGCGAGCGATCCCGAGGACGCCTGGCGCGAATGGACCCGGCGCCTCAACGCCCAGCTGCTCTCCGAGGGCGAGATCGACGATGTGCTCTCCTTTGCCACGGCCGCCGCGCTCA contains:
- a CDS encoding methionyl-tRNA formyltransferase, with the translated sequence MNESSVAFLGSGSLGEPCLRAFARRGWIDVVVSQPDRPAGRGRATTPTPISTSAMQCGLKLLRTADANHPEVREQCAKAKVIVVIAFGQKLLPELLAGRTAINLHPSALPKWRGAAPIQRAMMAGEERIDACAMQVAPRMDAGAIYSRQSFDVGATETAGELHDRVARESVPMMVETVERALKGVLVGQDQDESMATRAAKLSKAEAFVDFSMPARLVRCRIHGLAPWPGCDAEIAGETIRLLRVREVAAAARATSGAGASSAMPGDILGDGLISCGEGAIELLSVQPAGGRAMEWAVYCRGRSIKPGQRMTSQPRKEPA
- the def gene encoding peptide deformylase, whose product is MIDPQRTILIYPDPILRKKAKAITKVTASLRDLVADMFRLMREEEGAGLAAPQVGESIRLFITEARPDEHIPERVFINPVLSKMDGELVPYDEGCLSLPEVRGMIRRPAFVAIDATDLEGNHVHLESGEFPARVWQHEFDHLEGVLIIDRMTPIDRLRTRKAVKDLEREAGK
- the kdsB gene encoding 3-deoxy-manno-octulosonate cytidylyltransferase, giving the protein MPDRARADSGSDQQSKNSSIVAVIPARWGSTRFPGKALAPLAGKPVIVHVCEQAAKSRHIQRVIVATDDQRIADVVTKAGFQAMLTRGDHPNGTSRIAEVAAMLDAQIIVNVQGDEPRIEPELIDRAIEALLKAGPDVPVSTVASPFMPGEDPADPNLVKVAIAANGRALYFSRSLIPFRRDAKAAGVAGGAGVASAPGSPLKHVGLYVYRRDFLPIFIALPATPLELAEQLEQLRILEHGHAIAVAVGEARFHGVDTPEQLAKLEARAATNR
- a CDS encoding HEAT repeat domain-containing protein; the protein is MSTPFLHRALAASALLAASMVLTATADDSSLGWDFESGCLEHRLEMAQRPPSRGTGQAWNEATGADSRNWPPNPLVNYEHIKIALRFPDLVAAEAEGVATYTVRPIGVPVENLKLNAEGLKIETVKVNGADTEHYSDGKVLTMKFAKPLPADKSTSIEVGYKVSRPTDGMTFSPAYPDRAGYGPQVHTQGETESNNYWFPCHDFPNVRQSTELLVDVPKGMSVSGNGKLVDHSTKGDREIWNYLQEKPHAAYLVSLVVGDLEAVPLKSPLSGVPMHVWVPKDRAGDVERTYGRTDRMIALFEKVFGQKYPWARYDQLLVRNFGAGGMENTSVTNMYPNAILSETAAKEEDLDGLISHELCHQWTGDFITCKSWAHIWLNEGWATYGTALWMEERDGPDGYFESVLDNAGVARNDKTENTVGMVSPIYKNAGETFGRAANPYPKGSSILHMLREMLGDEIFFKGVRAYMAKYGLSTAETSDFRIAMEQASGLGLEWFFDQWCMRPGSPNITAKATYDGATRMLRIKADQTQKIDERTPAMRVRTPICVRTASGEKTVPWEWREKSADIEIPLDGPPVWVAFDPRLNTLKTLKMEWPLEWLRAQAKSGPTMASKRQAVEALRTDGSPDTIAVLEQIAKDETGRRRIRGECIDAISDFKNADSVASITRLLETPPQDPRVRSMLTSAVGALPKEKAIPILTKTLAEDPGELCRKNAIDQLAKLEAKESADAILAAAELPSHQEQIRSAALRALAKFEVSKALPLALKYGSLGGYDRSRGTAIDTAAKLVPKDEKDPQRIAAIEQLIFWLDDPERGARRASGEALATLKAKAAIPRLEAMAASDPDPDVREAATDWVKRING
- a CDS encoding CTP synthase, with product MPSKDRSQPPTSSNQSNSPGFLSQFAATDEQKEWFSPTPQGYQKGRTKFVVVIGTVMSGLGKGIFSSSLAKLLKDKGLSVAPIKMEGYLNIDSGTLNPFRHGEVFVLEDGLETDMDLGTYERILDQNLSRRNFVTAGQIYGEILDRERRGDFLGRDVQMIPHVTGTVKMHLRQLAMTGGPNGGPADVVFVEVGGTAGDYENGFYIEALRELAFEEGPESTCFVALTYILEPATLGEQKSKAAQLGIKRLMECGVQPQVIACRATNPVTEKVMQKIGMFSNVPLNRIFSMHDRESIYFIPDAMRAAGLDREILTLLQLHNRVNAVNEDQSRRKWSEFSSRLVAPRAHRVTLGIMGKYASLRDAYASIDKAVEHCGIWLNASVELQWMDTSTLDSKKDVAAVLQGIDGIIVPGGFGQRGVEGKIMCVEHARTTRLPFLGICLGFQMAVIEFARNVLGLADANSTEFDPNTKHPFISELPEQKKLEGIVGGTMRLGGQDVLIEPGSFAERLYGSRLVRERFRHRYEVEPNCVEALTKAGMHFSGRHPKHPIMQVLELSASEHPCFVAAQFHPELTSRPTHPQPLFMGLVAAALIRKHPQSATDERIARWLNAPSATAAAH